In Spirochaetales bacterium, the following proteins share a genomic window:
- a CDS encoding carbohydrate binding domain-containing protein, whose product MDGRNYKPILCAFLFITSPLFAHDAYNLIENGTFESGLSGWSALWTREAGLGNAAIETGDGHNGTHSLKITHRGTEDWSFGHEKRFDVIPGEVYESGGWVKCSGMKSRVQLSVVTRDHKGTVLDWLFGITESGGTHDWETISRRFIVPSGCSTIQFRITGKGTGTCRLDDLFLVRCKEAPDPSTIGFDLPAVIESGGVSVSFHPPGYHMALRFGESSPAYRIDGFGSRSFPLKIVKEKDRLLLGIRSLYGPDISAEIAISDSMTVTFSIRGDGRLDTDFPFPGSILAGTGESWVIPSNEGLLIPADDRLFHAWRYDLSSGHSGLCMPFIGLTDGGRGITAVCETPDDAHVEFRKPDKDGTSGFAFGWKPQKGAWGYERKIRFRYVPENGYVGIAKAYRQYAAANGLLATLKEKRDKVPAVDLLVGAADVWWWKKAEYWSADPDCGEAARELKNAGMEKVLWSNKASPEAIRTMNDIGFLTGSYDIYQDVWDPSTPVSWLNKEGWPEDLVLLPDGTRRKGWVHRENGKEYPGGVICSKRGLKRMKTAVAVDLEDHAYRARFIDTTTASPLIECYHPDHPLTRSDDRRYKSMLLNHVSSVFKLVTGSETGVDWAVPYLHYFEGMMSLAHYRLPDAGYDLTSYIKPHREFLRYQVGPFYRIPLFELVYHDCVSSFWYWGDSSNRIPQVWDIRDLFNILYGTGPLYIMDDSRWQKDKMRFIRSYKRATGVFRRTGYDEMLEHRFISPDHLVQYTAFSGETEVWVNFSDRPYRLQNGNVIGPFDYLIVDSKARPPG is encoded by the coding sequence ATGGACGGACGAAACTACAAACCGATTCTTTGCGCTTTCCTTTTTATCACATCCCCGCTTTTCGCTCATGACGCGTACAATCTCATCGAAAACGGCACATTCGAAAGCGGTCTGTCCGGATGGTCGGCACTCTGGACGCGTGAGGCGGGACTCGGGAACGCCGCCATCGAAACCGGGGACGGACACAACGGCACTCATTCACTCAAGATCACCCACAGGGGGACGGAGGATTGGTCGTTCGGACACGAAAAACGCTTCGACGTCATTCCCGGCGAAGTCTATGAATCGGGGGGCTGGGTGAAATGCAGCGGCATGAAAAGCCGGGTTCAGCTTTCCGTCGTTACGCGCGACCACAAAGGAACGGTACTCGACTGGCTGTTCGGAATCACCGAAAGCGGGGGCACCCATGACTGGGAAACGATCTCGCGCCGCTTCATCGTTCCTTCGGGATGCAGCACCATCCAGTTCAGGATAACGGGAAAGGGGACCGGGACATGCCGTCTCGACGATCTTTTTCTCGTTAGATGCAAGGAAGCTCCCGATCCGTCAACCATCGGATTCGATCTTCCCGCCGTGATAGAATCGGGCGGCGTATCCGTTTCATTTCATCCGCCCGGCTATCATATGGCACTGCGTTTCGGCGAATCGTCACCCGCTTACCGCATCGACGGATTCGGATCCCGGTCGTTTCCGCTGAAAATTGTCAAAGAGAAGGACCGTCTTTTGCTCGGGATTCGGAGCCTGTACGGCCCCGACATATCGGCCGAGATCGCCATATCGGACAGCATGACCGTCACCTTTTCGATCCGGGGGGATGGCCGCCTCGATACCGATTTTCCTTTTCCCGGAAGCATCCTCGCCGGGACGGGCGAAAGCTGGGTTATCCCGTCGAACGAAGGTTTGCTGATACCGGCCGACGACCGCCTTTTTCACGCATGGCGCTACGACCTTTCGAGCGGCCACAGCGGGCTTTGCATGCCGTTTATCGGCCTTACCGACGGCGGGCGGGGGATTACCGCCGTGTGCGAAACTCCCGATGACGCGCATGTCGAGTTTCGAAAACCCGATAAAGACGGCACATCGGGGTTCGCCTTCGGCTGGAAACCGCAAAAGGGCGCGTGGGGGTATGAACGAAAAATCAGGTTCAGGTATGTGCCGGAAAACGGGTACGTCGGTATCGCAAAAGCATACCGGCAATATGCCGCGGCGAACGGACTGCTCGCCACGCTGAAGGAAAAACGCGACAAGGTACCGGCGGTCGATCTGCTTGTCGGCGCTGCGGACGTATGGTGGTGGAAAAAGGCCGAATACTGGTCTGCCGATCCCGACTGCGGCGAGGCCGCCCGTGAGTTGAAAAACGCCGGGATGGAAAAAGTCCTCTGGTCGAACAAGGCCTCTCCCGAAGCAATCCGCACGATGAATGACATCGGTTTTTTGACGGGAAGCTATGATATTTACCAGGACGTCTGGGACCCCTCGACGCCGGTATCGTGGCTCAATAAAGAAGGCTGGCCGGAAGACCTTGTCCTCCTTCCCGACGGAACCCGGCGAAAAGGCTGGGTGCACAGGGAAAACGGAAAGGAATACCCGGGCGGTGTGATCTGTTCGAAACGCGGACTCAAGCGGATGAAAACGGCGGTTGCCGTGGACCTCGAGGATCATGCGTACCGGGCCAGATTTATCGATACCACGACGGCCTCTCCCCTCATCGAATGCTACCATCCGGACCACCCCCTCACACGTTCTGACGACCGGCGGTACAAGTCGATGCTTCTGAATCATGTTTCCTCCGTCTTCAAGCTTGTCACCGGAAGCGAAACCGGAGTCGACTGGGCGGTTCCTTATCTTCACTATTTCGAAGGGATGATGAGTCTGGCGCACTACCGGCTTCCTGATGCCGGCTATGACCTCACCTCCTACATCAAACCGCACAGAGAGTTCCTCCGCTATCAAGTGGGACCGTTCTACCGCATTCCGTTGTTCGAACTCGTCTATCATGATTGTGTTTCATCGTTCTGGTATTGGGGGGATTCATCGAATAGAATCCCTCAGGTATGGGACATACGGGACCTGTTCAATATCCTCTACGGAACGGGCCCCCTCTATATCATGGACGACTCACGGTGGCAAAAGGATAAGATGCGATTCATCCGGAGCTACAAAAGGGCGACCGGCGTCTTTCGCAGGACGGGCTACGATGAAATGCTCGAACACAGATTCATCTCGCCGGATCATCTCGTACAATACACCGCATTTTCAGGCGAGACGGAGGTATGGGTCAATTTCTCCGACAGGCCGTACCGGTTACAAAATGGTAATGTTATCGGTCCTTTTGACTACCTGATCGTCGATTCAAAAGCCCGGCCGCCCGGGTAA
- a CDS encoding zinc-dependent dehydrogenase, giving the protein MRVAMYYNNNDVRLEEMDKPKIGAGEMLVKVAASGICGSDVLEWYRLKKAPLVLGHEIAGEVVETGEGVTEFKPGDRVFVNHHVPCNTCRYCRAGKHTVCETLHTTNFHPGGFSEYIRIPPINVERGTFLLPDNVSYEEGSFVEPLACVVRGQRIAGLKPEQSVLILGSGVSGLLHLICARAQGTGAVVTTDVVPFRLEMARRLGAAAVIDAASDVPARYRALNDGRGADLVIVCTGAFPAFKQALDSVDRGGTILCFATTTPDIDLPLPINDFWRNGITVLPSYANSPYDAEVVIRMLSNRLIDVVPTITHRLPLEKTGEGFKLMSRPGDSMKVIIEPHRNE; this is encoded by the coding sequence ATGCGTGTCGCAATGTATTACAACAATAACGACGTCAGACTCGAGGAAATGGATAAGCCGAAAATCGGGGCGGGTGAAATGCTGGTCAAGGTCGCGGCAAGCGGAATTTGCGGGAGTGATGTTCTTGAATGGTACCGTCTGAAAAAGGCCCCCCTGGTACTGGGCCATGAAATCGCGGGCGAGGTGGTCGAAACGGGGGAAGGGGTGACCGAATTCAAGCCGGGTGACCGTGTCTTCGTCAATCATCACGTCCCCTGTAATACATGCCGTTATTGCAGGGCGGGAAAGCATACTGTCTGCGAAACCCTGCATACGACGAACTTCCATCCCGGCGGATTTTCCGAATACATACGCATTCCTCCGATCAATGTCGAGCGGGGAACCTTCCTTCTTCCCGATAATGTCAGTTACGAGGAAGGATCGTTTGTCGAGCCCCTGGCATGTGTCGTCAGAGGCCAGCGGATTGCGGGTTTGAAGCCGGAGCAGTCCGTCCTCATTCTTGGAAGCGGTGTATCGGGGCTTCTTCACCTTATCTGCGCAAGGGCGCAGGGAACCGGGGCTGTGGTTACCACGGATGTGGTCCCGTTCAGACTCGAGATGGCCCGCCGGCTCGGCGCGGCGGCAGTCATCGATGCCGCATCCGATGTGCCCGCCCGCTACAGGGCTCTCAATGACGGACGCGGGGCCGATCTCGTCATCGTCTGTACCGGAGCGTTTCCCGCATTCAAGCAGGCCCTCGATTCGGTGGACCGGGGCGGGACGATCCTCTGTTTCGCCACCACCACCCCGGATATCGATCTGCCGCTTCCCATAAACGATTTCTGGCGGAACGGGATTACCGTGCTTCCGTCATACGCGAACAGCCCTTATGACGCCGAGGTTGTCATACGAATGCTTTCGAACAGGCTGATCGACGTGGTCCCCACGATCACCCACCGCCTGCCCCTCGAAAAGACGGGAGAAGGCTTCAAGCTTATGTCCCGGCCCGGGGATTCGATGAAGGTGATTATCGAACCGCACCGAAATGAATGA
- a CDS encoding PrsW family intramembrane metalloprotease produces MPDSRRDHCASRSLSCVWIDGLSRQVYSFLLQLFGDTLTIFLCPVLRCKQAEIYETEADMTVILSLVIAIVPSLLLVFYFYRRDSYKKEPKRMILFAFFLGIVSIFPAVFFALALGFLEKMENPWLLSFIEAFITAALVEEVAKTGMLRFFIFRNPYFDEITDGIIYMAVISLGFACFENILYSIDDVQTALIRAFTAVPGHALWSGIMGYYFGLAKTGKDKTDRLFFKGLALGIFYHGLYDFVLFAGTKDELASRFSWMVYLIFPILIICVIHINTLLKRALQQDREIIAIGEETGINE; encoded by the coding sequence ATGCCGGATAGTCGTCGAGATCACTGCGCAAGCCGGTCGTTGTCGTGCGTATGGATCGACGGCTTAAGCAGACAGGTGTACTCTTTTCTCTTGCAATTATTCGGCGATACGCTTACTATTTTTTTATGCCCTGTATTGAGGTGTAAACAGGCTGAAATTTATGAAACAGAGGCGGATATGACGGTAATACTCTCTCTGGTCATCGCGATCGTTCCTTCACTTCTTCTGGTTTTCTATTTTTACAGGAGGGATTCCTATAAAAAAGAACCGAAACGAATGATTCTTTTTGCTTTTTTTCTCGGGATTGTCTCGATTTTTCCCGCGGTTTTTTTCGCGCTTGCTCTGGGTTTTCTTGAGAAAATGGAAAATCCCTGGCTGCTTTCCTTTATCGAAGCGTTCATTACCGCCGCACTGGTCGAAGAGGTCGCTAAAACGGGGATGCTGCGGTTTTTTATTTTCAGGAATCCGTATTTCGATGAAATCACCGACGGCATTATCTATATGGCGGTCATCAGTCTGGGATTCGCCTGTTTTGAAAATATTCTTTATTCGATCGATGATGTACAGACCGCCCTGATCCGTGCCTTTACCGCGGTACCCGGTCATGCACTCTGGTCCGGTATCATGGGGTATTATTTCGGGCTGGCAAAAACCGGGAAGGATAAAACGGATAGACTCTTTTTCAAGGGCCTTGCTTTGGGGATATTCTATCACGGTCTCTATGATTTTGTCCTTTTCGCGGGCACGAAGGACGAGCTCGCTTCCCGGTTTTCCTGGATGGTTTACCTTATTTTCCCGATACTGATTATTTGCGTCATACACATCAACACACTGCTTAAAAGGGCATTACAGCAGGACAGGGAAATCATCGCGATCGGGGAAGAAACGGGTATCAACGAATAG